In Bacteriovorax stolpii, a single genomic region encodes these proteins:
- a CDS encoding NADH-quinone oxidoreductase subunit D yields the protein MSGQHAQEEKIRLGDMEVLKSDLLTLNMGPQHPATHGVLRVEIKTDSEIVVEATPHLGYLHRCFEKHAENLDYRGVIPFVDRMDYLAAMSMEWGYCLAVEKMLGTEVPKRAEYIRILIAELQRIASHLVYFGTYGIDMGAFTTFLYCFQDREEILRLFEELSGARMLYNYVWIGGVWNDINDDQLRRVKTFVDRFEGELKKYHQLVGENKIFIERTANVGVLTKEQCFDYGATGPVLRGSGVEWDLRKNRPYGMYEKFDFNVVTGKGEKGTVGDCWDRYYVRIFEMFESIKIIRQVLEGIEEGPVMGKVSKIIKVPAGEIYMRTECPRGELGYHLISDGGKTPYRLKVKSSCFTHTSMLPIIAPGQMVADLVASIGSIDIVLGEVDR from the coding sequence ATGTCTGGTCAACACGCCCAAGAAGAAAAAATCCGTTTAGGCGATATGGAAGTTTTAAAGTCAGATCTTCTGACTCTGAATATGGGGCCTCAGCACCCTGCAACTCACGGTGTACTAAGAGTTGAAATTAAAACTGACTCGGAAATCGTTGTTGAAGCGACACCACACCTTGGTTACCTTCACCGTTGTTTCGAAAAACACGCTGAAAATTTAGACTACAGAGGGGTCATTCCTTTCGTTGACCGCATGGACTACCTTGCAGCTATGTCAATGGAATGGGGATACTGTCTTGCTGTAGAAAAAATGCTAGGGACTGAAGTTCCAAAAAGAGCGGAGTACATCCGTATCCTTATTGCTGAACTTCAAAGAATTGCTTCTCACCTTGTTTACTTCGGTACATACGGGATCGATATGGGAGCGTTTACGACTTTCCTATACTGTTTCCAGGACAGAGAAGAAATTCTAAGACTATTTGAAGAACTTTCTGGTGCACGTATGCTTTATAACTACGTGTGGATCGGAGGGGTTTGGAACGATATCAATGACGATCAACTTCGCCGTGTGAAAACTTTTGTTGACCGCTTCGAAGGCGAACTTAAAAAATACCACCAGCTTGTTGGGGAAAACAAAATCTTCATCGAAAGAACAGCTAACGTTGGTGTGTTAACAAAAGAGCAATGTTTCGACTACGGAGCAACTGGACCAGTTCTTCGTGGATCAGGTGTTGAGTGGGATTTAAGAAAGAACCGTCCATACGGTATGTACGAAAAATTTGACTTCAACGTTGTTACAGGTAAAGGGGAAAAAGGAACAGTAGGAGACTGCTGGGACCGTTACTATGTAAGAATTTTCGAAATGTTCGAGTCGATTAAGATCATCCGTCAGGTACTTGAAGGAATTGAAGAAGGGCCGGTAATGGGCAAAGTTTCAAAAATCATCAAGGTTCCAGCTGGTGAAATCTATATGAGAACTGAGTGTCCACGTGGAGAGTTAGGTTACCACTTAATCTCTGACGGAGGAAAAACTCCATACAGATTAAAAGTGAAGTCTTCGTGTTTCACTCACACGTCAATGCTTCCAATCATTGCCCCTGGGCAGATGGTTGCCGACCTTGTAGCGAGTATCGGAAGTATCGATATCGTTCTTGGGGAAGTTGACCGCTAG
- a CDS encoding 4Fe-4S binding protein: METIHLKKAAEPELTLSQWFKNVYYAVKSTAVGMGITFKYVWGREVVTIEYPEVREELPSNSRSRLFNDAENCISCLQCAVACPVDCIYIAAVKRPTDAPKIKTKDGTPIRLDLKQYTIDTALCMYCGLCTTVCPTECLTHTTDYEYASYTLASMKYDYLAPDIRAWRTRIVKS, from the coding sequence ATGGAAACGATTCACCTTAAAAAAGCCGCTGAACCAGAACTGACACTTAGTCAGTGGTTTAAAAACGTTTACTACGCTGTTAAGTCAACGGCCGTAGGGATGGGGATTACTTTTAAATACGTATGGGGAAGAGAAGTTGTTACGATCGAATACCCAGAAGTAAGAGAAGAGCTTCCATCAAACTCACGTTCACGTCTTTTCAACGATGCTGAAAACTGTATTTCTTGTCTTCAGTGTGCGGTTGCTTGTCCAGTAGACTGTATCTACATCGCTGCTGTAAAAAGACCAACAGACGCTCCAAAGATTAAAACAAAAGACGGTACACCAATTCGTTTAGATCTAAAGCAATACACGATCGATACAGCACTTTGTATGTACTGCGGTCTGTGTACAACAGTTTGTCCAACTGAGTGTTTAACTCACACGACTGACTACGAATACGCTTCATACACACTAGCTTCTATGAAGTACGACTACCTGGCTCCGGATATCAGAGCTTGGAGAACGAGAATTGTAAAATCTTAA
- a CDS encoding RDD family protein produces the protein MTYSGFWRRFGAVCIDGFILWIVYMILMIVPFFPQVLWIIISTYYHVAFETSPLRATPGKALLGIAVIKPDGRKLTIKDSIIRHLMSFISSALLCAGYFMALFTEKSQTLHDIVADTIVVKEKFAENDFWQIFVAQSKIIFATDKHSDIHVEKKFDGQSLEELYSLYQKGILTEEEYNRKKEEYLSRI, from the coding sequence ATGACTTATAGTGGATTTTGGAGACGCTTTGGTGCTGTCTGTATCGATGGATTTATTCTCTGGATCGTTTATATGATTCTGATGATCGTTCCGTTTTTCCCTCAGGTTTTATGGATCATCATCTCAACTTACTACCACGTTGCTTTTGAAACCTCTCCTCTTCGCGCCACTCCAGGTAAAGCACTTCTAGGAATCGCGGTTATCAAACCAGACGGAAGAAAGCTTACAATTAAAGACTCAATCATCAGACACCTGATGAGCTTCATTTCCAGCGCTCTTTTATGTGCGGGTTACTTCATGGCACTTTTTACAGAAAAGAGCCAAACTCTTCACGACATCGTGGCCGACACTATTGTTGTTAAGGAGAAATTTGCAGAAAACGACTTCTGGCAAATCTTTGTGGCCCAGTCAAAAATCATCTTCGCGACTGATAAACACTCTGATATCCATGTTGAAAAGAAGTTTGACGGACAATCACTGGAAGAACTCTATAGTCTTTATCAAAAAGGGATTTTGACGGAAGAAGAATATAATAGGAAAAAAGAAGAATACTTAAGCCGCATTTAG
- a CDS encoding DMT family transporter: MNLIMLLPLLIGSVGILQGTINRHVATHIGVAQATLISNAVTVLICIAFYALVKSVPSLVPDFFQVKAPLTTYKWWFIFPPLFGFCIVTGIPLAFAKLGAVKVTVLLVAAQMVTSVVWDIFVEDIGLNMMKFAGILCALVSVVLITLSKN; this comes from the coding sequence ATGAACCTGATTATGCTTCTGCCACTTCTCATTGGTAGTGTGGGAATCCTGCAAGGGACTATCAACCGTCATGTGGCCACTCATATTGGTGTTGCCCAGGCGACATTGATTTCAAATGCCGTAACTGTCTTAATCTGTATTGCTTTCTACGCTCTGGTAAAATCAGTGCCTTCACTTGTTCCAGATTTTTTTCAGGTCAAAGCTCCTCTAACAACTTATAAGTGGTGGTTTATTTTCCCACCTCTTTTTGGATTTTGCATTGTCACCGGAATCCCTCTGGCCTTCGCGAAACTGGGAGCTGTCAAAGTGACAGTTCTTCTGGTTGCCGCTCAAATGGTCACGAGCGTGGTCTGGGATATTTTTGTTGAAGACATAGGTCTTAACATGATGAAATTCGCCGGAATTCTTTGTGCTCTTGTCAGTGTTGTTTTAATTACTCTTTCTAAAAATTAA
- a CDS encoding class I SAM-dependent rRNA methyltransferase, translating into MNKPIPKVNLHPASCKYLKLGHPWITEDTYTKRFPKEAFFLIGVDEKNRQDVALLINDPLHKTVKARLWSLNKAEWTLDFKDVLKSRMKAAIDKRRALMKERENIFLINGESDELPGLLIQLLKDEVMIQYYALFWKDKEDLVLENLKENLPHLQEIWVQERNFDQAKSIRSINGKDSSEFTLTEFGLNYRIKINQHYDFGIYSDMSAIRKNMRPYLEGQKSLLNLFSYTGAFSVYCMGMGFDKVTSVDLSSKYLAWLDENIALNPSLNSSHHTSLCMPSERAMDKLISEGAKYEVIVCDPPSASSDGNKVSNAIKSYETLLPQMLELLDTEKGKIFAFLNTHAISWNKFEEKLKAIVDSSKFKNQVVIGKRFKLNEDCLPLKGFHEGDYLKGFLIEFKRK; encoded by the coding sequence ATGAACAAACCAATTCCGAAGGTCAATCTCCACCCGGCCTCATGTAAATACTTAAAGCTCGGTCATCCTTGGATCACCGAAGACACTTATACAAAACGCTTCCCAAAAGAGGCTTTTTTCCTGATTGGCGTGGATGAAAAAAACCGTCAGGACGTAGCTCTTTTAATCAACGATCCTCTTCATAAGACAGTAAAGGCCAGGCTTTGGAGCTTAAACAAAGCTGAATGGACACTAGATTTTAAAGACGTTTTAAAATCGCGCATGAAAGCGGCCATTGATAAACGCCGCGCGCTTATGAAAGAAAGGGAAAATATTTTCTTAATCAACGGCGAAAGTGACGAGCTTCCCGGTCTTCTTATTCAACTTCTAAAAGATGAAGTGATGATTCAGTACTACGCTCTTTTTTGGAAGGACAAAGAAGATTTGGTGCTGGAGAACTTAAAAGAAAACCTTCCTCACCTGCAGGAAATCTGGGTGCAGGAAAGGAATTTTGATCAGGCAAAATCCATCCGTTCAATTAACGGCAAAGACAGCTCTGAATTTACACTGACTGAGTTTGGTCTCAACTATAGAATAAAAATCAACCAGCACTATGACTTCGGGATTTATTCCGACATGAGTGCGATTAGAAAAAATATGCGTCCCTATCTGGAGGGACAAAAAAGTCTTCTGAACCTCTTTAGCTACACAGGAGCTTTTTCTGTGTACTGCATGGGGATGGGATTTGATAAAGTTACATCTGTTGACCTATCTTCAAAATACCTCGCGTGGTTAGATGAAAATATCGCTCTTAATCCGAGTTTAAATAGTTCACACCATACAAGTCTTTGTATGCCGAGTGAGCGCGCCATGGATAAACTTATTTCAGAAGGCGCAAAATACGAAGTGATCGTTTGTGATCCTCCGAGTGCTTCAAGTGACGGGAATAAAGTTTCTAATGCTATTAAGTCTTATGAAACTCTTCTGCCGCAAATGCTGGAGCTTCTGGACACTGAAAAAGGAAAGATTTTTGCTTTCCTCAACACTCACGCTATTAGCTGGAATAAGTTTGAAGAAAAACTTAAGGCCATCGTCGACTCTTCTAAATTTAAAAACCAGGTTGTCATTGGCAAGCGTTTTAAACTGAATGAAGACTGTCTTCCCCTAAAAGGCTTTCATGAGGGTGATTACTTAAAAGGATTTTTAATTGAATTTAAAAGGAAATAA
- the ettA gene encoding energy-dependent translational throttle protein EttA, with product MSYVNDKQIIYSMNKVGKVYKQKHVLKDIRLSYYYGAKIGVLGLNGAGKSTLLKIMAGLDTDHLGETTLAKGYTVGYLEQDPKLDPDKTVREVVQEGAQYVVDLLREFDEVNAKFGEEMSDAEMDKLYAKQADLQDKLDAANAWDLDSRLDLAMDSLNCPPADQKCGVLSGGEKRRVALCKLLLQEPDILLLDEPTNHLDAETVWWLERHLQNYKGTIIAVTHDRYFLDNVAGWILELDRGQGIPYEGNYSGWLEQKAKRLAQEEKSESKRQKSLKEELEWIRAAPKARQAKSKARIAEYEKRQQVQSEARNETNELFIPPGPRLGQKVVQFNDVAKAYGDRLLYEHLNFELPPGGIVGVIGPNGAGKTTLFRMITGKEQPTKGTISIGDSVKLAYVDQDRTLDPEMTVMQAISGGLDLLKLGGREVNARAYISRFNFSGEDQGKRIKELSGGEKNRVHLAAMLKEEGNVLLLDEPTNDLDVNTLRALEEALMEYAGCAVVISHDRFFLDRIATHMIAFEGDQVVFFDGNFSDYEEDKKKRLGDKALIPSKTSYKKLTRD from the coding sequence ATGTCATACGTGAACGATAAACAAATCATTTATTCAATGAATAAAGTAGGAAAGGTCTACAAGCAAAAGCATGTCCTAAAAGACATCCGCCTTTCATACTACTATGGAGCTAAGATTGGTGTTCTTGGTCTTAACGGTGCCGGTAAATCGACACTGCTTAAAATCATGGCAGGTCTTGATACAGATCACTTAGGTGAAACAACTCTAGCGAAGGGATACACTGTTGGATACCTGGAGCAGGACCCAAAACTTGACCCGGATAAAACTGTAAGAGAAGTGGTTCAAGAGGGAGCTCAGTACGTTGTTGATCTTCTTCGTGAGTTCGATGAAGTCAACGCGAAGTTTGGCGAAGAGATGTCTGATGCTGAAATGGATAAGCTATATGCAAAACAAGCTGACCTTCAGGATAAACTTGATGCAGCCAACGCATGGGACTTAGATTCTCGTTTAGATCTAGCGATGGACTCACTAAACTGTCCTCCTGCTGATCAAAAGTGTGGAGTTTTATCAGGAGGGGAGAAAAGACGTGTAGCTCTTTGTAAACTCCTGCTTCAAGAACCAGATATTTTACTTCTGGATGAGCCCACTAACCATCTTGATGCTGAAACAGTATGGTGGTTAGAGCGTCACCTTCAGAACTACAAAGGAACAATTATTGCCGTAACCCACGACCGTTACTTCTTGGATAACGTTGCGGGATGGATTCTTGAACTTGACCGCGGTCAAGGGATTCCATACGAAGGAAATTACTCTGGATGGCTTGAGCAAAAAGCAAAACGCCTTGCTCAGGAAGAAAAGTCTGAATCAAAAAGACAAAAATCACTTAAAGAAGAGTTGGAGTGGATTCGTGCTGCTCCTAAAGCTCGTCAGGCAAAATCTAAAGCGCGTATTGCTGAATACGAAAAACGTCAGCAAGTGCAGTCTGAAGCAAGAAACGAAACCAATGAACTCTTCATTCCACCTGGACCTCGTCTTGGTCAGAAAGTTGTTCAGTTTAATGACGTGGCAAAAGCTTACGGGGATCGCCTTCTTTATGAACACCTGAACTTCGAACTTCCTCCAGGGGGAATCGTTGGTGTTATCGGGCCTAACGGTGCCGGTAAGACAACTCTTTTTAGAATGATCACTGGAAAAGAGCAGCCAACGAAAGGGACAATCTCTATTGGTGACTCTGTTAAGCTAGCATACGTTGACCAGGACAGGACTCTTGACCCGGAAATGACTGTTATGCAGGCCATCTCTGGCGGTCTTGACCTATTAAAACTTGGTGGACGCGAAGTAAACGCACGCGCTTATATTTCACGTTTTAACTTCTCTGGTGAAGACCAAGGAAAACGCATTAAAGAACTTTCTGGTGGTGAGAAAAACCGCGTTCACTTAGCAGCGATGCTTAAGGAAGAAGGAAACGTTCTGCTTCTGGATGAGCCTACCAACGACCTTGACGTAAACACACTTAGAGCGCTTGAAGAGGCCCTAATGGAATACGCAGGTTGTGCCGTGGTTATTTCCCATGATCGTTTCTTCTTGGATAGAATTGCCACTCACATGATCGCTTTTGAAGGAGATCAAGTTGTGTTCTTCGACGGAAACTTCTCTGATTACGAAGAAGATAAGAAAAAACGTCTTGGTGATAAAGCTCTTATTCCAAGTAAAACTTCATACAAAAAATTAACCAGAGATTAG
- a CDS encoding aspartate kinase: MNKWIVAKFGGSSVKDAEAMLRCSNVVENNNDIRVVVISATQNTTNQLEFIARAGQRGDEDTLHSLINELIQRHSKIAHDLFSSEAVRKELDFLFDEIKFVGAEILKERHYTPKIMDQLYSLGERISSLLVSDLIRLRVPDRKVLFLDARNVIKTSSDFQKAEPQIDVIAEKARELVIPHLNAGGIVVTQGFIGKDLLGNTTTLGREGSDYSAALFGEAIDASLVQIWTDVAGIASSDPRLVKDAKFIPTLSYDEATALASLGAKVLFPTTLLPTKRKDIPVFVGSSIDPSLGGTTITKNQDQKFKLKAVSTLQKKEYAIVSFVGCHLDQAQDLVENLKNSFNDINVEFYDLTSVSVSFKIASADITNALLRAHEILVAKY, translated from the coding sequence ATGAACAAGTGGATTGTCGCAAAATTCGGTGGTAGCAGTGTAAAAGACGCGGAAGCTATGCTTCGTTGTTCAAACGTTGTGGAAAACAACAATGACATTAGAGTCGTTGTGATTTCTGCCACTCAAAATACGACAAACCAATTGGAGTTCATTGCCCGTGCAGGACAAAGAGGGGATGAAGACACTCTTCATTCACTAATTAATGAACTGATTCAAAGACACTCAAAAATCGCTCACGATCTTTTCTCAAGCGAAGCTGTGAGAAAAGAGCTCGATTTCCTTTTTGATGAAATCAAGTTTGTGGGCGCTGAAATTTTAAAAGAAAGACATTACACTCCCAAGATTATGGACCAGCTCTATAGTCTTGGTGAGCGTATTTCTTCTCTTCTGGTTTCAGACTTAATCCGCCTGCGCGTGCCGGATAGAAAAGTTCTTTTCCTTGATGCCAGAAATGTCATCAAGACCAGCTCTGATTTCCAGAAAGCTGAACCACAGATTGATGTTATCGCCGAGAAGGCCCGTGAATTAGTGATCCCACATTTAAATGCTGGAGGGATTGTTGTCACTCAAGGCTTTATTGGAAAAGATCTTCTGGGGAATACGACAACTCTAGGAAGAGAAGGTTCAGATTATTCGGCCGCCCTTTTTGGAGAAGCTATTGACGCTTCTTTAGTTCAGATCTGGACGGACGTTGCAGGAATTGCAAGCTCTGACCCGCGTCTGGTTAAAGACGCTAAATTCATACCGACACTTTCTTATGACGAGGCCACAGCTCTTGCAAGCTTAGGAGCTAAAGTTCTTTTCCCTACAACTCTTCTTCCAACAAAGAGAAAAGATATCCCGGTTTTCGTCGGATCAAGTATCGACCCAAGCTTAGGTGGAACGACGATCACTAAAAACCAGGACCAGAAGTTTAAACTTAAAGCAGTGAGCACTCTTCAGAAAAAAGAATACGCCATTGTTTCATTTGTTGGATGCCACTTAGACCAGGCCCAAGACCTGGTGGAGAATCTTAAAAACTCATTCAACGATATCAATGTCGAGTTCTACGACCTGACATCGGTTTCAGTGAGCTTTAAGATTGCGAGTGCGGACATCACGAATGCCCTTCTTCGCGCTCACGAAATCTTAGTCGCTAAATACTAG
- a CDS encoding CpaF/VirB11 family protein produces the protein MNRLLAEYQNDILILFKNHYRRLITKGVGFDFPDVLKDTLIDLNIKEAKPEEIYFLKSWFELVHHQSYFENFTEHPFTEIIFHSPHHVQVIGLHKKDSFEMDHLSEEDFQLSLEVLSLKSQISWNFKEPFASFNIKVKNLSLRATLIHYSTSANSKSKVFLRAIPSSTPSLDLFHLEQEASELLKMIVKEKKNVLISGGTGSGKTTLLRSLIAHIPREEHIIVLEDTYEILNQHPNQTSFLANKEQSNKSLKDYCAYSLRMSPERLIVGEMRSTEVVPFLLAMNTGHKGLMSTIHASSAVDALSRISLLFSLFSESKDISFALVTKLVCKNVDYVIHLEHKRITEICRVIGSESETPFYERLYEAPSI, from the coding sequence ATGAATAGACTCCTGGCCGAATACCAAAACGATATTTTGATTCTTTTTAAAAACCATTACCGCAGGCTCATTACCAAAGGAGTCGGCTTTGATTTTCCAGACGTCTTAAAAGACACACTCATTGACCTCAATATCAAAGAAGCGAAGCCTGAAGAAATATATTTTTTGAAATCTTGGTTTGAGTTGGTTCATCATCAAAGTTATTTTGAAAATTTCACCGAGCACCCTTTTACTGAAATCATTTTTCACTCCCCTCATCATGTTCAGGTCATCGGTCTTCACAAGAAAGACTCTTTTGAAATGGATCATCTTTCTGAGGAAGATTTTCAACTGAGTCTGGAGGTGTTGAGTTTAAAATCACAAATCAGCTGGAACTTTAAAGAGCCTTTTGCCAGCTTTAATATCAAAGTGAAAAACCTTTCTTTGAGGGCCACACTGATTCACTACTCTACTTCGGCCAACAGCAAGTCGAAAGTCTTTTTGCGAGCGATTCCCTCTTCCACTCCCTCTCTTGATCTTTTCCATTTAGAGCAAGAAGCAAGTGAGCTTCTCAAGATGATTGTGAAAGAAAAAAAGAATGTACTTATTTCAGGAGGAACAGGATCAGGAAAAACCACACTCCTGCGCTCATTAATTGCCCATATCCCGCGCGAAGAGCATATCATCGTGCTGGAAGACACGTATGAAATCCTCAATCAGCATCCCAACCAGACATCCTTTCTGGCCAATAAAGAACAAAGTAATAAGTCCCTCAAAGACTATTGTGCTTATTCACTCAGGATGAGTCCAGAGCGCTTAATTGTAGGGGAAATGAGATCGACGGAAGTGGTGCCTTTTCTGCTGGCGATGAACACTGGCCATAAAGGGCTGATGAGTACGATTCATGCCAGTTCGGCAGTAGATGCACTATCCAGGATCTCTCTGCTTTTTTCACTTTTTTCAGAATCAAAAGATATTTCATTTGCACTGGTCACGAAACTCGTCTGTAAAAACGTCGATTACGTGATCCATCTGGAACACAAACGCATCACTGAAATCTGCCGGGTTATTGGCTCAGAATCAGAAACACCTTTTTATGAAAGGCTTTATGAGGCCCCTAGTATTTAG
- a CDS encoding SPOR domain-containing protein has translation MDSKTKLYVFAKKEVALIFIFMILIAVTSFVLGVKIGKNYSLEMAGITKEDQKKVVELLSNKEEELSRIKANPEANTVESSDIENKLQEKISEEFGGGAAQSAGHGNMSVEHGGAAAHGETKATPAAGTKDTLSGKYTIQLGSHRTLKEAEAFAEGFRARGYNPIINQIDIKGKGTWYRVSLEAFNTPEEAKAYVAKEKSLFMGQDYTIIKMP, from the coding sequence ATGGATTCAAAAACAAAATTGTATGTCTTTGCTAAAAAGGAAGTTGCTTTAATTTTCATTTTCATGATTCTGATTGCTGTTACCTCATTTGTATTAGGGGTAAAGATCGGAAAGAACTATTCATTGGAAATGGCGGGCATTACTAAGGAAGACCAAAAGAAAGTGGTTGAGCTTCTTTCAAACAAAGAAGAAGAGCTCTCTCGTATTAAAGCGAACCCAGAAGCTAACACAGTTGAAAGTTCAGATATCGAAAATAAACTTCAAGAAAAAATCAGTGAAGAGTTTGGCGGTGGTGCTGCCCAGTCAGCAGGTCATGGCAACATGAGTGTTGAACATGGTGGAGCAGCAGCTCACGGAGAAACAAAAGCAACTCCGGCAGCGGGAACTAAAGATACATTAAGTGGAAAATACACAATCCAGCTGGGAAGCCACAGGACTTTAAAAGAGGCCGAAGCTTTCGCAGAAGGTTTTAGAGCAAGAGGCTACAACCCAATCATCAACCAGATCGATATCAAGGGCAAAGGAACGTGGTACCGAGTAAGTCTTGAAGCTTTCAACACGCCTGAAGAGGCAAAAGCTTACGTTGCAAAAGAAAAATCTCTTTTCATGGGACAGGACTATACCATCATCAAGATGCCGTAA
- a CDS encoding mannose-1-phosphate guanylyltransferase: MKKSYNLYSLIMAGGKGTRFWPESVEKKPKQYLNLISSRSLLEETLMRFDRFVPKEKRFVVTTQEQEKLCKASSKGKINKNGIIFEPTGRNTGPCILMSLATLLYKGIDQNDVVAIVPSDHVILNKKGFHSTVKKAADFAHKNQQIVTIGITPHFPHTGFGYIQKGKLLNEEAFKVSRFKEKPHYELATEYVKSGQYLWNAGMFVAPVRVFLEEFAEHAPEMYKHFDALMKATKNPTQMKKVYQKLPSDSIDYAIMEKSNRIAVMPATFDWNDLGSWDALSSVIDETHGNTVVKSDGEFFLNSTDNVIFAPDKFVALINMEKHIVVVNDKVTLVAPVKDAQEIKKIVEYLKKERPDLI, translated from the coding sequence ATGAAAAAATCTTATAATCTCTATTCTCTTATCATGGCCGGTGGTAAAGGCACGCGCTTTTGGCCGGAGTCTGTAGAGAAAAAACCAAAACAATATTTGAATTTAATCAGCAGTCGCAGTCTTTTAGAAGAGACACTGATGCGCTTTGATCGTTTTGTTCCAAAGGAAAAGCGTTTTGTCGTTACAACTCAGGAACAGGAAAAACTTTGCAAAGCCTCTAGCAAAGGAAAGATCAATAAGAATGGAATCATTTTTGAACCTACGGGAAGAAATACTGGTCCTTGTATCCTGATGTCTTTGGCGACTCTTTTGTATAAAGGAATAGACCAAAATGACGTTGTGGCCATCGTTCCTAGTGATCACGTAATCCTGAACAAAAAAGGCTTTCACTCGACGGTGAAAAAAGCAGCGGACTTTGCCCACAAAAACCAGCAGATCGTAACCATCGGAATCACACCTCATTTCCCGCATACGGGGTTTGGTTATATTCAAAAAGGAAAGCTGCTTAATGAGGAAGCTTTTAAAGTGTCTCGCTTTAAAGAAAAGCCTCACTATGAGTTAGCGACTGAGTATGTAAAGAGCGGGCAGTATCTGTGGAATGCAGGGATGTTCGTTGCACCTGTGCGCGTTTTTTTGGAAGAGTTTGCAGAGCATGCTCCGGAAATGTACAAGCATTTCGATGCGCTGATGAAGGCGACTAAAAATCCAACACAGATGAAGAAAGTTTATCAAAAGCTTCCAAGCGATTCGATCGATTATGCCATTATGGAAAAATCAAACCGCATTGCAGTTATGCCAGCGACGTTTGACTGGAATGACCTGGGGTCTTGGGATGCTCTTTCTTCAGTGATCGATGAAACTCATGGAAACACAGTTGTGAAATCTGATGGAGAGTTCTTCTTAAATTCTACTGACAACGTGATCTTTGCTCCTGATAAGTTTGTTGCCTTAATCAACATGGAAAAACATATTGTCGTTGTGAATGATAAAGTCACCCTGGTGGCCCCGGTGAAGGATGCACAAGAGATTAAAAAAATTGTGGAGTACTTGAAAAAAGAAAGGCCTGATTTAATCTAA
- a CDS encoding TIGR02147 family protein yields MRKQKNPAYSLRAFARDLGISRTAISDVVRGTRRLSVQNIENIARVLQLDTETVELLKEDLQQVLEPARLTLESEELDFIEDWHYLGILSLAKLSLAEYSAEWVAKKLGLQVEVAQSALNFLSAKGYIENMGGKLVRKATPLTTTVDIPSSSIVESHRQSLQKAIEALEEVDVTKRDFTAVTYAIDPEQLPEVKEHILKFHRRLGKLLSTQSASEVYRLNIQFFPLTR; encoded by the coding sequence ATGAGAAAGCAGAAAAACCCTGCTTATTCACTACGTGCTTTTGCCCGCGACCTGGGAATCAGTCGCACGGCCATTAGTGATGTGGTCCGTGGCACCCGCAGACTATCAGTGCAAAACATTGAGAATATCGCCCGGGTTCTGCAGTTGGATACAGAGACAGTAGAGTTATTAAAAGAGGATCTTCAGCAAGTTTTAGAGCCGGCGAGACTCACTCTGGAGAGTGAAGAATTGGACTTTATTGAAGACTGGCACTACCTGGGAATTTTGAGTCTCGCAAAGCTTTCACTGGCCGAATACTCTGCAGAATGGGTTGCAAAAAAATTAGGACTACAAGTCGAAGTGGCCCAAAGCGCCCTGAACTTTCTTTCAGCAAAAGGTTATATTGAAAATATGGGCGGCAAATTGGTGAGAAAGGCCACCCCTCTGACGACGACAGTGGACATTCCTTCTTCTTCAATTGTCGAAAGTCATCGGCAGAGTCTACAGAAGGCGATTGAAGCTTTGGAAGAAGTAGATGTGACAAAAAGAGATTTCACAGCTGTGACTTATGCCATTGATCCTGAGCAATTGCCGGAAGTCAAAGAACATATTCTCAAGTTCCACCGCAGACTCGGCAAATTACTAAGCACTCAATCAGCTTCTGAAGTTTACCGACTTAATATTCAATTTTTCCCTTTAACCAGGTAA